The Spirochaetales bacterium genomic interval AAGATCGGTAATTATCATGGCCAACGGGGCGTCGGCGGGATAGGGGGGGAGCCGGTTTATCGTTTCCATGGCAGACCCGAATTATCCTTTTCCGAAAATGTATTTTTGCCGCCGGTCCTTTTTGAGAACGGCGACATCATTCAGCGGCAGGTGATAAAATTTATGCGATTCCGGACCTTTGGCATGTCCGTTAAAAGGAACAATGGCATTACAATAGCTGGTTATTCCTTCATTATTAATGATTGAGGTCATCTCCGAAAGCCCTTTCAGGGCCCCCTCTTTTTCATCTTCGGTTATCCAGTGCCTTGTAAGCGCACGTAAAAAGTCATCTTCATCCTTGATCAGATGGGTTTTGCCGTCCGAGCCGACCAGAATATCATATGCCAAATCGATATTGTAGAATTTATTTTTAACCTTGAAGACGGGGGTGCTTATATCACAGACGAAACAGAAATCGATCGGTCCCGGAAGGGTTCTGAGTGATCCGTGGCTTGAAAGAAAACAGTGGATATCGAACCATTTGTCGTAAAAAACAAAATGTCTGAGAACAAGGGAGTAACAGGCGAAATCATAGACAAGAACAGTTTCATCCGAATAGCGTATCGATTCTTCACCGAATTCGGAAACACGAACCCGGGCGGGAAAGTGAAGTTTGTATAAAAAGTATCTGGTATTCATGATTACCCTTCTTTAAATATACCAAA includes:
- a CDS encoding DUF402 domain-containing protein; protein product: MNTRYFLYKLHFPARVRVSEFGEESIRYSDETVLVYDFACYSLVLRHFVFYDKWFDIHCFLSSHGSLRTLPGPIDFCFVCDISTPVFKVKNKFYNIDLAYDILVGSDGKTHLIKDEDDFLRALTRHWITEDEKEGALKGLSEMTSIINNEGITSYCNAIVPFNGHAKGPESHKFYHLPLNDVAVLKKDRRQKYIFGKG